One segment of Lentisphaera araneosa HTCC2155 DNA contains the following:
- the lepB gene encoding signal peptidase I — protein sequence MKTVIITILSVLFTSCSTHEMKMKSSSMEPTITKGSIVTLTKNYNEVNRFDIMVFNPYQFPENYFIFRVIGLPGEHIKLEGESVYINGKNLDIPNDLKYVELEAKFNNITLKENEFYLMGDNTTNSNDSRFLGPIRTNQFVSKLKKSKALTNESN from the coding sequence ATGAAAACAGTAATTATCACAATCTTATCAGTTCTTTTTACTAGTTGTAGCACTCACGAAATGAAGATGAAAAGCTCTTCAATGGAGCCGACAATTACGAAAGGGTCTATAGTCACTCTTACAAAAAATTATAATGAAGTAAATAGATTTGACATCATGGTGTTTAACCCTTACCAATTCCCTGAAAATTACTTTATTTTCAGAGTAATAGGACTTCCTGGAGAACATATAAAATTAGAAGGTGAATCAGTTTATATAAATGGTAAAAACTTAGATATTCCTAACGATCTAAAATATGTTGAATTAGAAGCAAAATTTAATAATATCACACTGAAAGAAAATGAATTCTATTTAATGGGAGATAATACAACTAATAGTAATGATTCACGATTTTTAGGCCCTATAAGAACAAATCAATTTGTATCTAAACTAAAGAAATCAAAAGCTCTAACCAACGAATCGAACTGA